The following proteins are co-located in the Phocoena phocoena chromosome 1, mPhoPho1.1, whole genome shotgun sequence genome:
- the CHTOP gene encoding chromatin target of PRMT1 protein isoform X1 — protein MAAQSAPKVVLKSTTKMSLNERFTNMLKNKQPMPVNIRASMQQQQQLASARNRRLAQQMENRPSVQAALKLKQKSLKQRLGKSNIQARLGRPIGALARGAIGGRGLPIIQRGLSRGGLRGGRATRTLLRGGMSLRGQNLLRGGRAVAPRMGLRRGGVRGRGGPGRGGLGRGAMGRGGIGGRGRGMIGRGRGGFGGRGRGRGRGRGALARPVLTKEQLDNQLDAYMSKTKGHLDAELDAYMAQTDPETND, from the exons ATGGCTGCACAGTCAGCGCCGAAAGTTGTGCTAAAAAGCACCACCAAGATGTCTCTAAATGAGCG CTTTACTAATATGCTGAAGAACAAACAGCCGATGCCAGTGAATATTCGGGCTTCGATGCAGCAACAACAGCAGCTAGCCAGTGCCAGAAACAGAAGACTGGCCCAGCAGATGGAGAATAGACCCTCTGTCCAGGCAGCATTAAAACTTAAGCAG AAGAGCTTAAAGCAGCGCCTGGGTAAGAGTAACATCCAGGCACGGTTAGGCCGACCAATAGGGGCCCTGGCCAGGGGAGCAATCGGAGGACGAGGCCTGCCCATTATCCAGAGAGGCTTGTCCAGAGGAGGACTTCGTGGGGGACGTGCCACAAGAACCCTACTTAGGGGCGGGATGTCGCTCCGAG GTCAAAACCTGCTCCGAGGTGGACGAGCCGTAGCTCCCCGAATGGGCTTAAGAAGAGGTGGTGTTCGAGGTCGTGGAGGTCCTGGGAGAGGGGGCCTAGGGCGTGGAGCTATGGGTCGTGGCGGAATCGGTGGTAGAG GTCGGGGTATGATAGGTCGGGGAAGAGGGGGCTTTGGAGGCAGAGGACGAGGCCGTGGACGAGGGAGAGGTGCCCTTGCTCGCCCTGTACTGACCAAGGAGCAGCTGGACAACCAACTGGATGCATACATGTCAAAAACGAAAGGACACCTGGATGCTGAGTTGGATGCCTACATGGCTCAGACAGATCCCGAAACCAATGATTGA
- the CHTOP gene encoding chromatin target of PRMT1 protein isoform X2 — translation MAAQSAPKVVLKSTTKMSLNERFTNMLKNKQPMPVNIRASMQQQQQLASARNRRLAQQMENRPSVQAALKLKQSLKQRLGKSNIQARLGRPIGALARGAIGGRGLPIIQRGLSRGGLRGGRATRTLLRGGMSLRGQNLLRGGRAVAPRMGLRRGGVRGRGGPGRGGLGRGAMGRGGIGGRGRGMIGRGRGGFGGRGRGRGRGRGALARPVLTKEQLDNQLDAYMSKTKGHLDAELDAYMAQTDPETND, via the exons ATGGCTGCACAGTCAGCGCCGAAAGTTGTGCTAAAAAGCACCACCAAGATGTCTCTAAATGAGCG CTTTACTAATATGCTGAAGAACAAACAGCCGATGCCAGTGAATATTCGGGCTTCGATGCAGCAACAACAGCAGCTAGCCAGTGCCAGAAACAGAAGACTGGCCCAGCAGATGGAGAATAGACCCTCTGTCCAGGCAGCATTAAAACTTAAGCAG AGCTTAAAGCAGCGCCTGGGTAAGAGTAACATCCAGGCACGGTTAGGCCGACCAATAGGGGCCCTGGCCAGGGGAGCAATCGGAGGACGAGGCCTGCCCATTATCCAGAGAGGCTTGTCCAGAGGAGGACTTCGTGGGGGACGTGCCACAAGAACCCTACTTAGGGGCGGGATGTCGCTCCGAG GTCAAAACCTGCTCCGAGGTGGACGAGCCGTAGCTCCCCGAATGGGCTTAAGAAGAGGTGGTGTTCGAGGTCGTGGAGGTCCTGGGAGAGGGGGCCTAGGGCGTGGAGCTATGGGTCGTGGCGGAATCGGTGGTAGAG GTCGGGGTATGATAGGTCGGGGAAGAGGGGGCTTTGGAGGCAGAGGACGAGGCCGTGGACGAGGGAGAGGTGCCCTTGCTCGCCCTGTACTGACCAAGGAGCAGCTGGACAACCAACTGGATGCATACATGTCAAAAACGAAAGGACACCTGGATGCTGAGTTGGATGCCTACATGGCTCAGACAGATCCCGAAACCAATGATTGA
- the CHTOP gene encoding chromatin target of PRMT1 protein isoform X3, whose translation MAAQSAPKVVLKSTTKMSLNERFTNMLKNKQPMPVNIRASMQQQQQLASARNRRLAQQMENRPSVQAALKLKQSLKQRLGKSNIQARLGRPIGALARGAIGGRGLPIIQRGLSRGGLRGGRATRTLLRGGMSLRGRGMIGRGRGGFGGRGRGRGRGRGALARPVLTKEQLDNQLDAYMSKTKGHLDAELDAYMAQTDPETND comes from the exons ATGGCTGCACAGTCAGCGCCGAAAGTTGTGCTAAAAAGCACCACCAAGATGTCTCTAAATGAGCG CTTTACTAATATGCTGAAGAACAAACAGCCGATGCCAGTGAATATTCGGGCTTCGATGCAGCAACAACAGCAGCTAGCCAGTGCCAGAAACAGAAGACTGGCCCAGCAGATGGAGAATAGACCCTCTGTCCAGGCAGCATTAAAACTTAAGCAG AGCTTAAAGCAGCGCCTGGGTAAGAGTAACATCCAGGCACGGTTAGGCCGACCAATAGGGGCCCTGGCCAGGGGAGCAATCGGAGGACGAGGCCTGCCCATTATCCAGAGAGGCTTGTCCAGAGGAGGACTTCGTGGGGGACGTGCCACAAGAACCCTACTTAGGGGCGGGATGTCGCTCCGAG GTCGGGGTATGATAGGTCGGGGAAGAGGGGGCTTTGGAGGCAGAGGACGAGGCCGTGGACGAGGGAGAGGTGCCCTTGCTCGCCCTGTACTGACCAAGGAGCAGCTGGACAACCAACTGGATGCATACATGTCAAAAACGAAAGGACACCTGGATGCTGAGTTGGATGCCTACATGGCTCAGACAGATCCCGAAACCAATGATTGA
- the SNAPIN gene encoding SNARE-associated protein Snapin, translating into MSGAGSAAVSGAGTPVAGPAGRDLFAEGLLEFLRPAVQQLDSHVHAVRESQVELREQIDNLATELCRINEDQKVALDLDPYVKKLLNARRRVVLVNNILQNAQERLRRLNHSVAKETARRRAMLDSGVYPPGSPSK; encoded by the exons ATGTCGGGAGCTGGTTCCGCCGCTGTGTCCGGGGCAGGAACCCCCGTGGCGGGGCCCGCAGGCCGTGACCTCTTCGCCGAGGGGCTCCTCGAGTTCCTGCGACCGGCTGTGCAGCAGCTTGACTCTCACGTCCACGCCGTCAG AGAGAGCCAAGTAGAGCTCCGGGAACAAATTGACAACCTAGCTACCG AACTGTGCCGAATCAATGAGGATCAGAAAGTGGCCCTGGATCTCGACCCCTATGTGAAGAAGCTCCTTAATGCCCGGCGACGAGTCGTCTTGGTTAATAACATCCTACAGAATGCCCAG GAACGGCTGAGGCGGCTAAACCACAGTGTTGCCAAGGAAACAGCCCGAAGGAGGGCAATGCTGGATTCAGGAGTTTACCCCCCTGGTTCCCCAAGCAAGTAA